The following are encoded together in the Methanobrevibacter arboriphilus JCM 13429 = DSM 1125 genome:
- a CDS encoding ABC transporter permease: MSFISLIFKNPFRNKSRAILAIIGIGIGIATIVALGAITAGLTSTMDETLHAGGSDFSISGKTDNSGTTTNPLGTSTFSENWTSTINNVSGVKNAAGVYIGMVSVPDSRFFTLIGIDSKDTDFADLKLTKGTMFKNDADEIILGKISADKLNKTVNDNLEINGEEYKITGIFETGDPNQDEGAYSSLKSVQDLMDDAGNISMIYVKVDSGVDVDSVTKTIEDDYGDNITTVTSISDIETIANALDMVNSASFAISLLAIIIGGIGIINTMIMSVYERTREIGVLKAVGWKGRRILGMILGESIVLTVTSGVIGSIIGVVGLEILVALGVLGSMTPMYTPYIFLQAFAVAIVVGLVGGLYPAWRASRLPPTEALRYE, from the coding sequence ATGTCATTTATATCATTAATTTTTAAAAATCCCTTTAGAAATAAAAGCAGAGCAATTCTTGCTATTATTGGAATTGGGATAGGAATAGCTACAATTGTTGCACTTGGAGCCATAACAGCAGGACTAACTTCAACCATGGATGAAACATTACATGCAGGAGGATCTGACTTTTCAATAAGTGGAAAAACAGATAACTCAGGTACTACCACTAATCCACTAGGCACAAGCACTTTTAGTGAAAATTGGACATCAACGATTAATAATGTGAGTGGTGTTAAAAATGCTGCAGGAGTTTATATTGGAATGGTTTCAGTTCCAGACTCTCGATTTTTCACACTAATTGGTATTGATTCAAAAGATACAGATTTTGCAGATTTAAAATTAACTAAAGGAACAATGTTTAAAAATGATGCAGATGAGATTATACTTGGGAAAATATCTGCAGATAAATTAAACAAAACTGTCAATGATAACTTAGAAATAAATGGAGAAGAATACAAGATAACTGGAATATTTGAAACAGGAGATCCTAATCAAGATGAAGGAGCATACAGCTCACTTAAGAGTGTTCAAGATTTAATGGATGATGCTGGAAACATCAGTATGATTTATGTTAAAGTTGATAGTGGTGTTGATGTAGATAGTGTTACAAAAACAATCGAAGATGATTATGGAGATAATATTACTACAGTAACATCTATTTCAGATATTGAAACAATAGCTAATGCATTAGATATGGTAAATAGCGCGTCATTTGCAATCTCCCTTTTAGCTATAATCATTGGAGGAATTGGAATAATAAACACTATGATTATGTCTGTATATGAAAGAACAAGAGAAATTGGTGTTTTAAAAGCTGTTGGATGGAAAGGAAGAAGAATACTTGGAATGATACTTGGAGAATCAATTGTACTTACAGTGACCTCGGGAGTTATAGGTTCAATAATCGGAGTAGTGGGACTTGAAATCTTAGTAGCTTTAGGTGTTTTAGGAAGCATGACTCCAATGTACACACCATACATATTCTTACAAGCATTTGCAGTAGCAATTGTTGTGGGACTTGTTGGAGGACTTTATCCTGCATGGAGAGCTAGTAGACTCCCACCAACTGAAGCATTAAGATATGAATAA
- a CDS encoding ABC transporter ATP-binding protein, which translates to MGNNDLTETNEIKNIDENNKNNNKDINKKLVKDNNKYINENNENNIVKENIVEIKGLEKSYEKGNIKALNGIDLDIKEGEFVSIIGPSGSGKSTLLNMLGALDVADSGTINVAGYDLSKNKKLDEFRSKKIGFIFQLHNLIPNISVVENVEIPMFEGKLSSKDRRTLALKLLDSVGLKDKAKIKPTKLSGGERQRVAIARALANDPSIILADEPTGSLDSRTSKKILDQLNKMHKEKNVTLIMVTHDMNVAKLADRVIEVLDGKILKSTDNSLLNDNITIEG; encoded by the coding sequence ATGGGAAACAATGATTTAACTGAAACAAATGAAATTAAAAATATAGATGAAAATAATAAAAATAATAATAAAGATATTAATAAAAAATTAGTTAAAGATAATAATAAATACATTAATGAAAATAATGAAAATAATATCGTCAAAGAGAATATTGTTGAAATTAAAGGCTTAGAAAAAAGCTATGAAAAAGGCAATATAAAAGCTTTAAATGGAATTGATTTAGATATAAAAGAAGGAGAATTTGTATCCATTATTGGACCATCTGGATCTGGTAAATCAACACTACTTAACATGCTTGGAGCATTAGATGTAGCAGATAGTGGAACAATTAATGTTGCAGGTTATGATTTAAGTAAAAACAAGAAGTTAGATGAATTTAGATCAAAAAAGATAGGTTTTATATTTCAACTACACAATTTGATCCCAAATATTTCAGTAGTTGAAAATGTAGAAATACCTATGTTTGAAGGAAAACTATCTAGTAAAGATAGAAGAACCTTAGCTTTAAAACTCTTAGATAGTGTAGGGTTAAAAGATAAGGCAAAAATCAAACCAACTAAACTATCTGGAGGAGAAAGGCAAAGAGTAGCTATTGCAAGAGCTTTGGCAAATGATCCTTCAATAATATTAGCTGATGAACCTACAGGATCCCTTGATTCAAGGACTAGTAAAAAAATATTAGATCAATTAAATAAAATGCATAAAGAAAAAAATGTTACATTAATTATGGTAACACATGATATGAATGTAGCTAAATTAGCTGATAGAGTAATAGAAGTTTTAGATGGAAAAATACTTAAATCAACAGACAATTCACTATTAAATGATAATATAACAATAGAAGGGTAA
- a CDS encoding thioredoxin domain-containing protein — MNINKKSINKNNKNNNSNNKINENRKPNDLINETSPYLLQHAYNPVNWHPWNEKSFSLAKKENKPIFLSIGYSTCHWCHVMEKESFEDEEVAKILNENFISIKVDREEMPSVDSMYMESAIIFTGNGGWPLTVLIDHDKKPFFAGTYYPKISLIRILNDVSNTWKNDPNKVKNIANDIINDLKNLNRLDRLDNKNIINNRDKDGPVLDYSLIEKTFEDLKSRFDNRFGGFGYAPKFPSVQNILFLNRYYFQTESLEAKDMVEKTLDSMFNGGIFDHIGGGFSRYSVDYKWLVPHFEKMMYDNGFLAIAYLEAGLLFNKKYLKIAKKILDYCFREMLGEHGFYTAQDADSEGEEGKYYLFTINDIRKVLGSSDSEKFCKLFDITRDGNFKKKNIPNLIKTFYNNKEDYDAIFISENYNIQGYDKDNHNISENIIQNHDSDGNFEFNSFIEDSTKKLYDFRLKRTPPFKDKKNLAFVNGLMIATLSMGANILKKREYIEKAEEIGEFIINKLIKNGRLYTSYKDGKIRNKGVSDDYAYVIWGFIELFQVTLNKKWLNNAQNLMNSMINLFFDDGVLYLSGSDVNDLPIRTKNVYDGAIPSGNNISVFNLMRLYSITNNDYYKDVFEEIIYSLKTDIEKNPLAFITLISGLIYDKSGGLHINLSLDLDNKNNNKDITKNITKDITKDITKDITKDINRDINKNITKDCINIAKEKLNFWNPFLTISLIDKDSENFNENMVSVCENMTCKPYKKIDDFLCDDIDSKIIKLTNKKVENY, encoded by the coding sequence ATGAATATTAATAAAAAAAGTATTAATAAAAATAATAAAAATAATAATAGTAATAATAAAATAAATGAAAACAGAAAACCAAATGATTTGATTAATGAAACATCTCCCTATCTCTTGCAACATGCATACAATCCAGTAAATTGGCATCCTTGGAATGAAAAATCTTTTTCACTAGCTAAAAAAGAAAATAAACCTATATTTTTAAGTATTGGGTATTCAACATGTCATTGGTGTCATGTAATGGAAAAAGAATCTTTTGAAGATGAAGAAGTAGCTAAGATTTTAAATGAAAACTTTATAAGTATAAAAGTTGACAGAGAAGAAATGCCTTCTGTTGATAGCATGTATATGGAATCAGCTATTATTTTCACAGGAAATGGTGGTTGGCCATTAACAGTTTTAATAGATCATGATAAAAAACCTTTTTTTGCAGGAACATATTATCCTAAAATATCTCTTATTAGAATATTAAATGATGTATCTAATACTTGGAAGAATGATCCAAATAAAGTTAAAAATATTGCTAATGATATAATTAATGATTTAAAAAATTTAAATAGATTAGATCGGCTTGATAATAAAAATATTATCAATAATAGAGATAAAGATGGACCAGTTTTAGATTATTCTCTAATTGAAAAAACATTTGAAGATCTTAAATCAAGGTTTGATAATCGGTTTGGAGGATTTGGATATGCTCCTAAATTTCCATCAGTTCAAAACATTCTTTTTTTAAATAGATATTATTTTCAAACAGAAAGTTTGGAAGCAAAAGATATGGTTGAAAAGACATTAGATAGTATGTTTAATGGAGGTATTTTTGATCATATTGGTGGTGGTTTTTCAAGGTATTCAGTTGATTATAAATGGTTAGTTCCTCATTTTGAAAAAATGATGTATGATAATGGTTTTTTAGCTATAGCTTATCTTGAAGCTGGTTTATTATTTAATAAAAAGTATCTTAAAATAGCTAAAAAAATTTTGGACTATTGTTTTAGAGAAATGTTAGGAGAGCATGGGTTTTACACTGCTCAAGATGCAGATAGTGAAGGTGAAGAAGGAAAATATTACTTATTCACAATAAATGATATTAGAAAAGTTTTAGGCTCTTCAGACTCTGAAAAATTTTGTAAATTATTTGATATAACTAGAGATGGAAATTTTAAAAAAAAGAATATTCCTAACTTAATTAAAACCTTTTATAATAATAAAGAAGATTATGATGCTATTTTTATAAGTGAAAATTACAATATACAAGGTTATGATAAAGATAATCACAATATAAGTGAGAATATTATTCAAAATCATGATTCTGATGGAAATTTTGAATTTAATTCATTTATTGAAGATTCTACAAAAAAATTATATGATTTTAGGCTAAAAAGAACTCCTCCATTTAAAGATAAAAAGAATTTAGCTTTTGTTAATGGATTAATGATAGCTACTTTGTCTATGGGGGCAAATATCTTAAAGAAAAGAGAATATATTGAAAAAGCTGAAGAAATTGGAGAATTTATTATAAATAAGTTAATAAAAAATGGAAGACTATATACTAGTTATAAAGATGGCAAAATCAGAAACAAAGGAGTTTCAGATGATTATGCTTATGTTATATGGGGATTTATTGAGTTATTCCAAGTAACATTAAATAAAAAATGGTTAAACAATGCTCAAAATTTAATGAATAGCATGATTAATCTATTTTTTGATGATGGAGTTTTATATTTATCTGGATCTGATGTAAATGATCTACCAATTAGAACTAAAAATGTTTATGATGGTGCTATTCCTTCAGGTAACAATATAAGTGTATTTAATCTTATGAGATTGTATTCAATTACAAATAATGATTATTATAAAGATGTTTTTGAAGAGATTATTTATAGTTTAAAGACAGATATTGAAAAAAATCCATTAGCATTTATAACATTGATTTCAGGATTAATTTATGATAAATCTGGTGGTCTTCATATTAATTTATCCCTTGATTTAGATAATAAAAATAATAATAAAGACATTACTAAAAACATTACTAAAGACATTACTAAAGATATTACTAAAGATATTACTAAAGATATTAATAGAGATATTAATAAAAATATTACTAAAGATTGTATTAATATTGCTAAAGAAAAATTAAACTTTTGGAATCCTTTTTTAACTATTTCTCTTATTGATAAAGATTCTGAAAATTTTAATGAAAATATGGTTTCTGTTTGTGAAAATATGACCTGTAAACCTTATAAAAAAATTGATGACTTTTTATGTGATGATATTGATTCTAAAATTATTAAATTAACTAATAAAAAAGTAGAAAATTATTAA
- a CDS encoding TetR/AcrR family transcriptional regulator gives MNNKDKIAEATFLLALKYGFDNVSLKQIQEAANVTTGAVYYHFDNKNDILKHMVELYLLNEIDNFKKIVKNYKGTIVEKLKFVFYYHTCLDIEKDCNIFELSNKEGVDYKEYYLLLMGIYHQHPELRETYHELNLKIFNFYKDLIEESKKKKEISEDINSEDAALYIFTIFMGFIELSIIFPHFGLEKLIDLNLDMICKNLGLDS, from the coding sequence ATGAATAATAAAGATAAAATAGCTGAAGCTACATTTTTGCTAGCTCTTAAGTATGGGTTTGATAATGTATCTTTAAAACAAATTCAAGAAGCAGCAAATGTAACTACTGGAGCAGTATATTACCATTTTGATAATAAAAACGACATATTAAAACATATGGTTGAATTATATCTTTTAAATGAAATTGATAATTTTAAAAAAATAGTTAAAAATTATAAAGGTACTATAGTTGAAAAATTAAAATTTGTTTTTTATTATCATACTTGTCTTGATATTGAGAAAGATTGCAATATTTTTGAGCTTTCTAATAAAGAGGGAGTTGATTATAAAGAGTATTATTTATTACTTATGGGTATTTATCATCAACATCCTGAACTAAGAGAAACTTACCATGAATTAAATCTTAAAATATTTAATTTTTATAAAGATTTAATAGAAGAGTCAAAAAAGAAAAAAGAAATTTCTGAGGATATTAATTCTGAAGATGCAGCTCTTTATATTTTCACAATATTTATGGGTTTCATTGAACTTTCTATAATATTTCCTCATTTTGGATTAGAAAAACTCATAGATTTAAATTTAGATATGATATGTAAGAATTTAGGATTAGATTCATAG
- a CDS encoding Nre family DNA repair protein produces MFRSKNAYLKKLTEKIQMKSVKVGKDLDGSTPPSVFIGRWSYPKVYAGPMMVAETGDTSIMDSPESWIDENKTQEDIINYRLNLVRGKQLIKIDDIENPFVEKLQDISLSSKSTDTEAKFGKRPVGLSFNEDSTPHGPSAVIEKFDIDSVRWDKQLEKTYYDTDLKATEAVINLHDKDVPFSAMQKAFSVGAIGTKNRRKLVPTRWSITACDSSIAKTLLKEVRNYPIIDTTRVYEFSSLKNYYAIILTPMEWQYEWMEAFIKILGKEEIIFSDYETSTEKKEYSSVGGCYYTCKMAVLDSLAKQKKQAGVIVLREAYSGYVPLGVFNVRENVKYAMEQPYNEFESLKQSLEYIGTKLKIPVNKYVKTSELLKELLQSKQTTLDSFFKKDVKHQM; encoded by the coding sequence ATGTTTAGATCAAAAAATGCCTATTTAAAAAAATTAACAGAAAAAATTCAGATGAAATCTGTAAAAGTAGGTAAAGATTTAGATGGAAGTACGCCACCATCAGTATTTATTGGTAGATGGAGCTATCCAAAAGTATATGCAGGTCCAATGATGGTAGCTGAAACAGGAGATACTTCTATAATGGATTCACCAGAATCATGGATTGATGAAAATAAAACACAAGAAGATATAATAAATTATCGTTTAAATCTTGTTAGAGGTAAGCAATTAATAAAGATTGATGATATCGAAAACCCATTTGTTGAAAAATTACAAGACATATCATTATCATCAAAATCAACAGATACTGAAGCAAAATTTGGTAAAAGACCAGTAGGATTATCATTTAATGAAGATAGCACTCCTCATGGACCAAGTGCTGTTATTGAAAAATTTGATATAGATAGTGTAAGATGGGATAAACAACTTGAAAAAACTTACTATGATACTGATTTAAAAGCTACAGAAGCAGTTATAAATTTACATGATAAAGATGTGCCCTTCTCAGCAATGCAAAAAGCTTTTTCAGTTGGAGCAATAGGAACTAAAAATAGGAGAAAACTTGTTCCAACAAGATGGTCAATTACAGCATGTGATAGCTCAATAGCGAAAACACTTCTTAAGGAAGTTAGAAATTACCCAATTATTGACACTACAAGAGTATATGAATTTAGTAGTCTTAAAAATTATTATGCTATAATTCTTACTCCAATGGAATGGCAATATGAATGGATGGAAGCATTTATAAAAATACTTGGAAAAGAAGAGATAATCTTTTCAGATTATGAAACCAGTACAGAGAAAAAAGAGTATTCTAGTGTTGGAGGATGTTATTACACTTGTAAAATGGCAGTGTTAGACTCATTAGCTAAACAAAAAAAACAGGCAGGAGTTATTGTTCTTAGAGAAGCTTACTCTGGTTATGTTCCTCTTGGAGTTTTCAATGTCAGAGAAAATGTTAAATATGCAATGGAACAACCTTATAATGAATTTGAAAGTTTAAAACAATCACTTGAATATATAGGAACAAAGCTTAAAATCCCAGTAAATAAGTATGTTAAAACAAGTGAACTATTAAAAGAATTATTACAATCAAAACAAACAACATTAGATTCTTTCTTTAAAAAAGATGTTAAGCATCAAATGTAA
- a CDS encoding DegT/DnrJ/EryC1/StrS family aminotransferase, whose amino-acid sequence MNLLYKEPSKKTKEAMEEAIKDSLNFENKNNNDKDVKAKICSKTNHSYCEIVNSGNAAIMVAMNAIEGPIIIPDQGAWHGFKQIAKFLNKEILTIKTDLGIISQGKLDEFLEKNPSINSNETSAIFLTSFAGYTAEQPMKEISNWSRKNDITLVEDASGGICDFEKKLANGKYSDIIIVSTSSPKVINVNDGGFITTNNKEIFEKSKLLLKVCKSNNITKKAIHTEIDFAENNLKKTIQATSYIKNNLDNVIHQDKRGTNVILASDKHHELSKNLKEEFDLGGRTFITKCPNYNRVKQKGIAIEIKNLDIKSLEKENLDEIIRIVQKYQCKR is encoded by the coding sequence ATGAATCTATTATACAAAGAACCTTCAAAAAAAACAAAAGAAGCAATGGAAGAAGCAATAAAAGATTCACTAAATTTTGAAAATAAAAATAATAATGATAAAGATGTTAAGGCTAAAATATGTTCAAAAACAAATCATAGCTATTGTGAAATTGTAAACAGTGGAAATGCAGCTATAATGGTAGCTATGAATGCAATTGAAGGCCCAATAATAATACCTGACCAGGGAGCTTGGCATGGTTTTAAACAAATAGCTAAATTCCTAAATAAAGAAATACTAACAATTAAAACAGATTTAGGGATAATAAGTCAGGGAAAATTAGATGAGTTTCTGGAAAAAAACCCTTCTATTAATAGTAATGAAACTTCAGCTATATTCTTAACTAGTTTTGCAGGATATACAGCAGAACAACCAATGAAAGAAATAAGTAATTGGTCTAGAAAAAATGATATTACTCTTGTTGAAGATGCTTCAGGAGGAATATGTGATTTTGAGAAGAAATTAGCTAATGGAAAATATTCAGATATTATAATAGTTTCAACTTCATCACCCAAGGTGATTAATGTTAATGATGGTGGTTTTATAACCACTAACAATAAAGAGATTTTTGAAAAATCAAAACTTCTATTAAAAGTATGCAAATCTAATAATATTACAAAAAAAGCTATTCATACTGAGATAGATTTTGCAGAAAACAATCTAAAAAAGACAATTCAAGCTACAAGTTATATTAAAAATAATCTTGATAATGTTATACACCAAGATAAAAGGGGAACTAACGTTATATTAGCTAGTGATAAACATCATGAATTATCTAAAAATCTAAAAGAAGAATTTGATCTAGGTGGGAGAACATTTATAACTAAATGTCCAAACTATAACCGGGTGAAACAAAAGGGAATAGCTATTGAAATTAAAAATTTAGATATTAAATCCCTTGAAAAAGAAAATTTAGATGAAATCATCAGAATTGTCCAGAAATATCAGTGCAAAAGATGA
- a CDS encoding class I SAM-dependent methyltransferase, with product MANEDVCSYKRAGFFDSKIRKLFQNPNKILSPYINKGMNVLDLGCGPGFFTLEMANLVGESGKVVAADLQEEMLIKVENKTKNNHLKEIIKLHKTQKDSIGLSEKFDFILIFYMLHEVPNKRKFLGELKNLLKNEGKILIIEPKGHVSKENFEKSVRLIKEKGFKTSKGPKVFYSYSIALEKITN from the coding sequence ATGGCCAATGAAGATGTTTGTTCTTATAAGAGAGCTGGTTTTTTCGATTCTAAAATTCGTAAATTATTTCAAAACCCAAATAAAATATTAAGTCCTTATATTAATAAAGGGATGAATGTTCTTGATTTAGGCTGTGGACCTGGATTTTTCACATTAGAAATGGCAAACTTAGTTGGTGAATCTGGAAAAGTAGTTGCAGCAGACTTGCAAGAAGAAATGCTAATTAAAGTAGAAAATAAAACAAAAAATAACCATTTAAAAGAGATTATAAAACTTCATAAAACTCAAAAAGATAGTATTGGTCTTTCAGAGAAATTTGACTTCATTTTAATCTTTTATATGTTACATGAAGTACCAAATAAAAGAAAGTTTTTAGGAGAATTAAAGAATTTATTGAAAAATGAAGGTAAAATTCTAATCATAGAACCTAAAGGTCATGTTTCTAAAGAAAATTTTGAAAAGTCTGTTAGATTAATCAAAGAAAAAGGATTTAAAACTTCTAAAGGACCAAAAGTATTCTATAGTTATAGTATTGCTTTAGAAAAAATTACAAATTAG
- the cgi121 gene encoding KEOPS complex subunit Cgi121, translating to MKNNNELKYNGENIDELNLFETFGIEDNIEIVGFKGNIENIPKILEKVDSIKNNCCDGCIIQLMDATAIAGKKHLFHGVIHAILAFKRGTNLANDLGIEIVLRTSAQRQISKALDVLGLKEKQMDIAIVLINCPDYFIEELSEIFIRDDIVLKPNLSLLKEIFSIPEEELAIMAVDDILIDRTSALIVEL from the coding sequence TTGAAAAATAATAATGAATTGAAATATAATGGGGAAAATATAGATGAATTAAACCTTTTTGAAACTTTTGGAATTGAAGATAATATTGAAATAGTTGGATTTAAAGGTAATATAGAAAACATTCCTAAAATTTTAGAAAAAGTTGATTCAATAAAGAATAATTGTTGTGATGGTTGTATAATTCAACTAATGGATGCAACTGCAATAGCTGGAAAGAAACATCTTTTTCATGGAGTAATTCACGCTATTTTAGCTTTTAAAAGAGGCACAAATTTAGCTAATGATTTGGGAATTGAAATTGTTTTAAGAACATCAGCTCAAAGACAAATATCAAAAGCTTTAGATGTTTTAGGTTTAAAAGAAAAACAGATGGATATAGCTATTGTTTTAATTAATTGCCCAGATTATTTTATTGAAGAGCTATCTGAAATATTTATTAGAGATGATATTGTTTTAAAACCAAACTTATCCCTACTTAAAGAAATATTCAGTATTCCAGAGGAAGAATTAGCTATTATGGCTGTTGATGATATTTTAATTGATAGAACTTCAGCTTTAATAGTTGAGTTATGA
- a CDS encoding (R)-citramalate synthase gives MKIKVLDTTLRDGEQTPGISLTASEKLRIATKLDEIGVNIIEAGSAITSHGERKSIKEITSEGLNAEIASFARAVKIDVDAALECDVDSVHLVVPTSNLHIEHKLKKSKEEVLSQAIDASEYALDHGLIVELSAEDATRSEMKFLKEIFNQGVDVGVQRICACDTVGMLTPEKSFEFYKELSTINAPLSVHCHNDFGLAVANTLGAIRAGATEFHCTVNGIGERAGNASLEEIIVSLKTLYGKGQNYTIEDNDSSIYKTDINIQELYSTSKLVSRLTGVYLQPNKAIVGENAFAHESGIHADGVIKNAATYEPIVPELVGHKRKFIMGKHIGTKGLKNNLDELGIKASDEQFMEIFDKVKALGDMGKCVTDVDLQAIAYNVLELKREQKVKLEEVTIVSGNKVIPTASIKLKIDDKDILEAGVGIGPVDAAIVAVKKGISEFADVELEEYHVDAITGGTDALIDVIVKLRLGDKIISARSTQPDIINASVEAYLSGVNRLLEDVE, from the coding sequence ATGAAAATAAAAGTATTAGACACTACCCTTCGTGATGGGGAGCAAACTCCTGGAATATCGCTCACAGCTAGTGAAAAGTTAAGAATAGCTACAAAACTCGATGAAATTGGGGTTAATATTATTGAAGCAGGTTCAGCTATTACTTCTCATGGTGAAAGAAAATCTATTAAAGAGATAACAAGTGAAGGGCTTAATGCTGAGATAGCTAGTTTTGCTCGTGCTGTTAAAATAGATGTCGATGCTGCTTTAGAATGCGATGTTGATAGTGTGCATCTTGTTGTTCCTACATCTAACCTTCATATAGAACATAAACTTAAAAAATCTAAGGAAGAGGTTTTATCACAAGCAATTGATGCTAGTGAATATGCTCTTGATCATGGATTGATAGTTGAATTATCTGCTGAAGATGCAACTAGAAGTGAAATGAAGTTTTTAAAGGAAATTTTTAATCAAGGTGTTGATGTAGGAGTACAAAGAATTTGTGCTTGTGATACTGTTGGAATGCTCACTCCTGAAAAATCTTTTGAGTTTTATAAAGAGTTAAGTACTATTAATGCACCTTTAAGTGTTCATTGTCATAATGATTTTGGTTTAGCTGTAGCTAATACTCTTGGTGCGATTCGTGCTGGAGCTACTGAATTTCATTGTACTGTAAATGGAATTGGTGAAAGGGCAGGGAATGCTTCTCTTGAAGAGATTATTGTTTCATTAAAAACACTGTATGGTAAAGGTCAAAATTATACCATTGAAGATAATGATTCTTCAATTTATAAAACAGATATTAATATTCAAGAACTTTATTCAACATCAAAACTGGTATCTAGACTTACTGGTGTTTATCTTCAGCCTAATAAAGCTATTGTTGGTGAAAATGCTTTTGCTCATGAGTCTGGAATTCATGCTGATGGTGTAATTAAAAATGCTGCTACTTATGAACCAATAGTTCCAGAACTTGTTGGTCATAAACGAAAATTTATAATGGGAAAACACATTGGAACTAAGGGATTGAAAAACAATCTTGATGAGCTTGGAATTAAAGCTAGTGATGAACAGTTTATGGAGATTTTTGATAAGGTTAAAGCTTTAGGTGATATGGGCAAGTGTGTTACTGATGTTGATTTACAAGCTATAGCTTATAATGTTTTGGAGTTAAAAAGAGAGCAAAAAGTTAAACTTGAAGAAGTTACTATTGTTTCTGGAAATAAAGTTATCCCAACTGCATCAATAAAGCTTAAAATTGATGATAAAGACATTTTAGAAGCTGGTGTTGGTATTGGTCCTGTGGATGCTGCTATTGTAGCCGTTAAAAAGGGAATATCTGAATTTGCAGATGTTGAACTTGAAGAATACCATGTAGACGCGATTACTGGTGGTACTGATGCTTTAATTGATGTTATTGTTAAGTTAAGGCTAGGTGATAAGATAATTTCTGCAAGAAGTACACAACCAGACATTATCAATGCTAGTGTTGAAGCTTATTTAAGTGGCGTAAACAGACTTTTAGAAGATGTTGAATGA